AGCCAAAAGGTTTAATAAGAATTAATGCACCCGTTTTCTTCGGCCAGAAACACATAGCCCCTTGGTTGGCAGGCTTTTTAACTCAATATCCAAAGGTGCAAGTTGAGCTCATTCAAACCGACGATTTCATCAACCCGCATATTGACGCCGCAGATGTCATCTTTCGAATCGGCTCACTTGCTGACTCAACACTTCATGCCCGAGTACTTGGAGTACAGCGCTACCATTTGGTCGCCTCTCCGGCATATTTAATCAAGCACGGCACTCCCGAAAAACCTAGCGATCTCACTCGCCATCACTGCCTAGTGTATAGCGGTTATTCTGGGCAAAATCGCTGGTTATTCAGAAGCAATGCAACCACTTGGCTTCACCAAGCCGTAACGCCGACACTGGTATCGAACAATGCCGAGTCATTACTTATCTCAGCGTTAAATGATAGCGGGCTGGTATTATTCCCTAATTGGTTAATCGGCAACCATTTAAACAATGGCACACTGGTGTCACTGCTCAACGACTACCAACCGACAATTAAAACTGGACCACAGAATATTACCGCTATTTATCCTAATGCGCGTCGCCCACCGTTAAACGTTAGGGTGCTGATTGATTACTTTATTGATGTTTATGGCACACCAGCCTATTGGGAATATCAAACTTAAAGTTATTTTGATCAATTACTTCAAGCATGAGGCAACACAGTTGCTTGCTGTGAACATGTCAGTTCGCCATAGAATATTCAAGAATATTGGAAACAATGAAACCATACTTGAGGAAGGTATAAGCACGTTTTTCTTGCAGGTAAATTTCACAGCTGGGATGTTTGAAGATGATCTTAAGAGTTTGCTTTTATGTTTAGCAATCGCCTCCTCAGGATATGTGCAAGCACTTGATTAAATGTTTATTCGAGTGGGTTTTAATGATGATCCTGATTAACGGTTAACTTATTTTGGAAACCATGTCAGGATTTGAAACAATTAGAATATGTAACCTGAACTAGTCATAACTGCATCCATAACCGGGCTATTGCAAGCTAATTCAACGCAGTTAACAAGGCAAAAGACTATTTAAGAGACGTTTGCGATACCGAGTTCAGGTTATGTAATATTCTTATTAGCTGTGCACTTACTTTTTACCTTTGCTACAACCCATTACACCGATAACTTAACTTAACACTATAATATCTAGATAAAAATCGATTTTAAGTGAAGTGAAAACTGTACCGATAGCAGTTAGCATTAAACTCAATGAAAAATAGTGACTCTTTGATTTTTAAAATATGTTAAATCAAACACTGATAAGTTATAGGGTTTAAAAGCACACACTATAAAGCCTGCCAACGCCTTAAGAAGAACAATACTTTTGCAATTTGTTAGATTTTTTGTGCGATAACGGCATACCTATGCCAAGACTGATGCTCTCCATCAGGACCAACACCCAAACTTTTGTGTTCAGTATAAGACTCTATTCTATAGCCTCGAAACAAATTGATAATTTCACTTTCTGATACTACGAGCACATCCGGCCAATAGGCCTCCTTGTTATAATTAGGGCCAGCCATTGTATCTTCGCACCCGACAAACGAACCAACGAATATCCCACCAGGCAGCAATGAGCGAGTAATCTTGTGCCATACTTCATCGAACTTATTTTCAGGACAAAAACACAGACTTGAGTCAGCCACTATGAGTGAAGCTGAAGGGTATGTGAAAGCATCAAACGTACTTTGTGATAACCAAACGTTTTTGTCACTACCAAACCGCCTTTTACAGCGTTCAATAGCTTCTGATTCTATATCAAAAGCATGCACTTGAAACTGCTTAGATCGAAGGAACGCAATATCGCTTCCTGAACCACAGCCACAATCAATCGCTATCTTACGGTCACCAACTAATTCTATCGCTCGCTTAAGATCATCTCTAGTTTGCCGATTTTCTGTTGCTTTGAAGTACGTAGATATTTCTTTGGAAGGCATTCAATGGCTCCGAGTGTAATATAACGCCCAATAATGGGCAGCTAATCGTTTGTTAACATGCTGTACGAAGTGAACCAAGCAAACTGCAACAGCCCCACTTGAATTGCCTATTAGCGTGTA
The Shewanella vesiculosa DNA segment above includes these coding regions:
- a CDS encoding LysR family transcriptional regulator; amino-acid sequence: MNDASSINIRALKFFIEVYESKSFSIVARREGVSPSMISRVIQQLEESLGQQLFYRNTRAIIPTEAGRIFNDYARSMTEQLNEVRNELQDRATEPKGLIRINAPVFFGQKHIAPWLAGFLTQYPKVQVELIQTDDFINPHIDAADVIFRIGSLADSTLHARVLGVQRYHLVASPAYLIKHGTPEKPSDLTRHHCLVYSGYSGQNRWLFRSNATTWLHQAVTPTLVSNNAESLLISALNDSGLVLFPNWLIGNHLNNGTLVSLLNDYQPTIKTGPQNITAIYPNARRPPLNVRVLIDYFIDVYGTPAYWEYQT
- a CDS encoding class I SAM-dependent methyltransferase, with protein sequence MPSKEISTYFKATENRQTRDDLKRAIELVGDRKIAIDCGCGSGSDIAFLRSKQFQVHAFDIESEAIERCKRRFGSDKNVWLSQSTFDAFTYPSASLIVADSSLCFCPENKFDEVWHKITRSLLPGGIFVGSFVGCEDTMAGPNYNKEAYWPDVLVVSESEIINLFRGYRIESYTEHKSLGVGPDGEHQSWHRYAVIAQKI